From Paenibacillus sp. PK3_47, the proteins below share one genomic window:
- a CDS encoding methyl-accepting chemotaxis protein, with translation MKLTVWMIAITLLSTGLLGIFTYSKSTGTILDLTESAMRQVNTNKAETIAAMIDKEKRSMALVAEQTEIIELLQNNTINKELQTSINTRLQKMVEDAGNLEHIFVVDMNGIAVADSDTRLIGTDFSERNYTIEAIKTGEPVISETLKSKSTGAYVLAFVHPVKVNGEMIGFAASAVNANSIIKYLSTAKVTNAPSSYAYLVDETGNMLYHPDEAKIGLPVENEQITAVVERVKAGEKVEDGDVQYLFGGAEKKAAYTVLPETSWTLVLTGDVGEIMRPVDNMTNFIILLGLGCLLLTVLIGAVVAGRISSPIVKLTEMINRTAELDLKYDAKYEPLLKNKDETGMIAKAMFHTRAVLREMAGSLIHISSKVLDNAETLEKLSVDVRENAHDNSATAEELAAGMEETAASSQEMTAAIHEIESNVSMISGRVKEGSEVSGQITVRALTLQHDARESMDQAQRIYESVRADMEKAIEQSGAIQDINILADTILSITSQTNLLALNAAIEAARAGEAGRGFAVVAGEIRKLAEKSSETAAGIQDVVKNVYSSVEQMKDNSEAILTFIDHNVLKDYERLAEVSEQYNRDASTIDELMNQFGEAAGHLNETVSGIAVAVNEVAATVNEGAIGVQDIAEKTADIVEKSFDEAAMADENTQSARELQALVEKFKI, from the coding sequence ATGAAATTAACGGTTTGGATGATTGCCATTACACTGTTGTCTACTGGATTATTGGGGATTTTTACGTACAGCAAGTCGACCGGCACCATACTGGATCTGACGGAATCAGCCATGCGGCAGGTCAATACCAACAAAGCGGAAACGATAGCAGCCATGATCGACAAAGAAAAGCGCAGCATGGCCCTGGTCGCCGAACAGACAGAAATAATTGAGCTGCTGCAGAATAACACCATTAACAAGGAACTTCAGACAAGTATAAATACCAGACTGCAGAAAATGGTGGAGGATGCGGGGAATCTGGAACATATATTTGTTGTTGATATGAACGGTATCGCGGTTGCCGATAGTGACACCAGGCTGATTGGAACGGATTTCAGTGAACGGAACTATACGATTGAAGCCATTAAAACGGGGGAGCCGGTGATCAGCGAAACGCTGAAGTCCAAGTCAACCGGTGCCTACGTTCTGGCTTTTGTGCATCCGGTTAAAGTAAACGGGGAAATGATCGGCTTCGCAGCTTCGGCAGTCAATGCTAACAGTATTATCAAGTACTTGTCGACTGCAAAAGTAACAAATGCCCCCTCTTCCTATGCGTACCTTGTAGACGAGACTGGCAATATGCTGTATCACCCTGACGAAGCGAAGATCGGATTGCCTGTAGAGAATGAGCAGATTACTGCAGTGGTCGAGCGGGTGAAAGCCGGGGAGAAGGTGGAAGATGGAGACGTGCAGTACCTGTTTGGGGGGGCGGAGAAAAAAGCCGCGTACACCGTCCTGCCGGAGACCAGCTGGACACTGGTGCTGACGGGAGATGTCGGCGAAATCATGCGGCCGGTGGATAACATGACTAATTTTATTATCCTGCTTGGACTGGGCTGCCTGCTGCTGACTGTACTCATTGGAGCTGTTGTAGCCGGCCGGATATCTTCTCCCATTGTTAAGCTGACAGAGATGATTAACCGGACCGCTGAGCTGGATCTCAAATATGATGCTAAATACGAGCCGCTGCTGAAGAATAAGGATGAGACAGGGATGATTGCCAAAGCCATGTTCCATACCCGCGCTGTGCTGCGCGAAATGGCCGGAAGCCTGATTCATATCTCCTCCAAAGTACTGGATAATGCCGAGACGCTGGAGAAGCTTTCGGTTGATGTGAGAGAGAATGCCCATGATAATTCGGCCACAGCAGAGGAGCTGGCAGCCGGTATGGAGGAGACCGCCGCTTCCAGCCAGGAAATGACGGCAGCTATCCACGAGATTGAGAGCAATGTCAGCATGATTTCCGGCCGGGTCAAGGAAGGATCGGAGGTGTCCGGGCAGATTACGGTGCGGGCCCTGACGCTTCAGCATGATGCCAGGGAGTCGATGGATCAGGCCCAGCGTATTTATGAATCGGTAAGGGCAGACATGGAGAAGGCTATCGAACAGTCTGGTGCGATTCAGGATATCAATATACTGGCCGATACGATTCTCTCCATTACAAGCCAGACCAATCTGCTGGCGCTGAATGCGGCGATTGAAGCTGCCCGGGCAGGGGAAGCAGGCCGGGGATTCGCGGTCGTGGCGGGTGAAATCCGCAAGCTGGCTGAGAAATCCTCCGAGACAGCTGCGGGAATACAGGATGTCGTCAAGAACGTCTACTCCTCAGTGGAGCAGATGAAGGATAATTCCGAAGCGATTCTGACGTTCATCGATCATAATGTACTGAAAGATTATGAGCGGCTGGCGGAAGTAAGCGAGCAGTACAACAGGGATGCTTCCACGATTGACGAGCTGATGAACCAGTTCGGAGAAGCTGCCGGGCATCTCAATGAGACGGTATCGGGCATCGCGGTTGCGGTGAATGAAGTAGCTGCGACGGTCAATGAAGGGGCGATCGGTGTGCAGGATATTGCCGAGAAGACTGCCGATATTGTGGAGAAAAGCTTTGATGAGGCCGCCATGGCCGATGAAAACACACAAAGTGCCAGGGAACTGCAGGCGCTGGTGGAAAAATTCAAAATATAA
- a CDS encoding AraC family transcriptional regulator produces the protein MIRIMNITDAERAEMEKSGQLRMLRESFLLQLVSEAWCSQEAVKDRLCQLKLTPLAKEGVKLRYAAVQLELPGDCNGLRSGMQVRLQTEFQNLCRESADSHKHVYPFCDAVSPRLMHFLILSKEGMDKPDRWITELQHHIENVLKLRSTAAEGVEVKGLKRMKRAFACCMLSLYRNAVPIRGGMAENGASLKLSGIPAELERSLVRSLEAPDPSVFRRKLDELMALSEKEAGPLDAALYHAMQLLLNFTAISAKYEYGGSALSKYLWNSRTSLAACTSRTELTSQLLKLGELVMEEAEQARHSGGRHFAEAVRKYIDRNYGCELSLSSVAAVYGVDEAGLSRQFKQHVGVSPGDYITRIRMAKAEQLLQECALKLHSLSALVGCSSISHFVSSFKKYSGKSPKAYRQQVLKNR, from the coding sequence ATGATCAGGATTATGAATATAACGGACGCGGAGAGGGCGGAAATGGAGAAATCGGGACAGCTGCGTATGCTCCGGGAGAGCTTTTTGCTGCAGCTGGTGAGCGAGGCGTGGTGCAGCCAGGAGGCGGTAAAAGATCGGCTCTGCCAGCTCAAGCTGACCCCTCTTGCCAAAGAGGGTGTAAAGCTGCGGTATGCGGCGGTACAGCTGGAGCTCCCGGGTGACTGCAACGGCTTAAGGAGCGGAATGCAGGTCCGGCTCCAAACGGAATTTCAGAACTTATGCCGTGAATCGGCGGACAGCCACAAGCATGTCTATCCGTTCTGCGATGCAGTTAGCCCGCGGCTGATGCATTTTCTGATTTTGTCAAAAGAGGGCATGGACAAGCCTGATCGCTGGATTACAGAGCTGCAGCATCATATTGAAAACGTGCTCAAACTGAGAAGTACAGCTGCAGAAGGTGTGGAAGTAAAGGGTCTGAAACGGATGAAGAGGGCCTTTGCCTGCTGCATGCTCTCCTTATACCGCAACGCGGTACCTATCAGGGGCGGAATGGCAGAGAACGGGGCCAGTCTAAAGCTGTCCGGGATTCCGGCTGAACTGGAACGCAGTCTTGTCCGGAGCCTGGAAGCACCCGATCCAAGTGTCTTTAGACGGAAGCTGGATGAGCTTATGGCGTTAAGTGAAAAGGAGGCCGGGCCGCTTGATGCCGCACTTTACCATGCCATGCAGCTTCTGCTGAACTTCACGGCCATCTCTGCCAAATACGAGTACGGCGGTTCTGCGCTATCGAAATATTTGTGGAACAGCCGGACTTCCCTCGCCGCCTGCACATCCCGCACAGAACTGACCAGCCAGCTGCTGAAGCTGGGTGAGCTTGTTATGGAAGAGGCTGAACAGGCGCGGCACTCCGGGGGAAGGCATTTTGCAGAGGCAGTGCGTAAATATATAGACCGGAACTACGGCTGTGAGCTGTCGTTATCTTCGGTTGCAGCGGTGTATGGTGTGGACGAAGCCGGATTGTCCCGGCAGTTCAAACAGCATGTGGGGGTATCCCCTGGTGATTATATCACCCGGATCCGAATGGCCAAAGCGGAGCAGCTGCTGCAGGAGTGTGCCTTGAAGCTGCACAGCCTGTCAGCTCTGGTGGGCTGCTCCAGCATAAGCCATTTTGTCAGCTCATTCAAAAAATACAGCGGAAAAAGCCCCAAAGCATACCGGCAGCAGGTTCTGAAGAACCGCTGA
- a CDS encoding GNAT family N-acetyltransferase → MTISYTVNHPLDAAAAADIFTDAGLRRPVDDLDRIGRMLQHADILVTAWDGDRPVGLARAITDFSLSCYLSDLAVRQDYQHQGIGKELIRTLRTHLGEEVNLLLLSAPGAMEYYPRLGFEKLVNAFELPRGR, encoded by the coding sequence ATGACTATCAGCTATACTGTTAATCATCCGCTTGATGCTGCAGCTGCAGCAGACATTTTTACCGATGCCGGCCTGAGAAGGCCGGTGGATGATCTGGACCGGATCGGCAGAATGCTGCAGCATGCTGACATCCTGGTCACCGCCTGGGACGGTGATCGTCCGGTAGGCCTGGCCCGGGCCATTACAGACTTTTCTCTCAGCTGTTATCTATCGGACCTTGCCGTGCGCCAAGATTACCAGCACCAGGGCATCGGCAAGGAGCTGATCCGAACCCTCCGCACCCATTTGGGAGAAGAAGTGAATCTGCTGCTGTTGTCAGCGCCGGGGGCGATGGAGTACTATCCCCGTCTTGGATTCGAGAAGCTGGTAAATGCTTTTGAGCTTCCAAGAGGCAGGTAA
- a CDS encoding histidine--tRNA ligase, whose protein sequence is MQELQNVKGTYDYFGKTQAVRQKVQAVLRGQFELYDFESMDTTLLNELDLLTSKYAGGDEIVKEMYQLTDQGGRRLGLRYDLTIPFSKVIALNPGMELPYRRYEIGKVFRDGPVKKGRLREFLQCDADIVGVSGPQAEAELMMLAADVFRRLDIPVVIQWNNRRFLGEVLQSAGIAPQEHLSVMLTLDKLAKIGRAGVLAELESKHFTPEAVNVISNLLELKEPGFPELAERFSLSGQPGAEEVLALQQLLADIGLAETCRFDPFLSRGLSFYTGTVYEIFDASGSYTSSLGSGGRYDAIVGKLLGREDMEYPTAGISFGMESIMALLGERQNSEPKDGRVLIVPIGANLPQALLAASALRSEGIRVSVDSSGRKLKKTLASASAKGTRFVILIGDSEAESGNVRLKDMLLQTEEVVPLEEALLVIGKWTHGPAEIPQIGPVPWPVPSA, encoded by the coding sequence ATGCAGGAATTACAGAACGTCAAAGGAACCTATGATTATTTCGGAAAAACACAGGCGGTACGGCAAAAGGTGCAGGCGGTGCTGCGCGGACAGTTTGAGCTGTATGACTTTGAATCCATGGATACCACGCTGCTGAACGAGCTTGATTTGCTGACTTCAAAATACGCCGGCGGCGATGAGATTGTAAAAGAAATGTACCAGCTCACCGATCAGGGCGGACGCAGGCTGGGTCTCCGCTATGATCTGACGATTCCCTTCTCCAAGGTCATTGCCCTCAATCCGGGTATGGAGCTTCCCTACAGGCGTTATGAGATCGGCAAGGTGTTCCGCGACGGCCCGGTCAAAAAAGGCCGGCTGCGCGAATTTCTGCAGTGCGACGCTGACATCGTTGGCGTATCCGGCCCGCAGGCCGAAGCGGAGCTGATGATGCTTGCGGCGGATGTCTTCCGCAGACTGGATATCCCGGTGGTAATCCAATGGAATAACCGCCGTTTTCTCGGTGAAGTTCTCCAGTCGGCAGGGATAGCGCCGCAGGAACACCTCTCTGTCATGCTGACCCTCGACAAGCTGGCCAAAATCGGCCGGGCCGGGGTGCTGGCAGAGCTGGAAAGCAAACATTTCACACCGGAAGCGGTGAACGTAATTTCAAATCTGCTGGAGCTGAAGGAGCCCGGCTTTCCGGAGTTAGCGGAGCGGTTCAGCCTGTCAGGCCAGCCCGGTGCAGAAGAAGTTCTCGCCTTGCAGCAGCTGCTTGCAGACATCGGCCTTGCAGAGACCTGCCGGTTTGACCCGTTTTTGTCACGTGGGCTGTCTTTTTATACCGGAACGGTATATGAAATTTTCGATGCCAGCGGTTCTTACACTTCCAGCCTCGGAAGCGGAGGACGGTATGATGCGATCGTCGGGAAACTTTTGGGACGTGAGGATATGGAGTATCCTACTGCCGGAATCTCATTCGGGATGGAATCCATCATGGCACTGCTGGGGGAGCGTCAGAACAGTGAGCCAAAAGACGGCCGCGTACTGATTGTTCCCATTGGCGCCAATCTGCCGCAGGCTTTGCTTGCCGCATCCGCACTCCGCTCTGAGGGAATCCGGGTCTCTGTGGACAGCAGCGGCCGCAAGCTCAAAAAAACGCTGGCCTCCGCTTCTGCAAAGGGAACACGGTTTGTGATTCTGATCGGAGACAGCGAGGCTGAGTCCGGGAATGTTCGGCTTAAGGACATGCTGCTGCAAACTGAAGAGGTGGTTCCGCTGGAGGAAGCCCTGCTGGTCATAGGCAAATGGACCCATGGACCAGCTGAAATTCCGCAAATTGGACCTGTTCCCTGGCCTGTGCCTTCGGCATAA
- a CDS encoding HD domain-containing protein, which produces MNTAQIITEAEAFARSELGQDTTGHDWWHTERVRNTAALIAQMEGADAFICTAAALLHDVADEKLNPSKAEGMRKVHNWLAERIEDEAQLTHIMQIIDTMSFSGGGGEPMATLEGRCVQDADRLDALGAIGIARTMVFSGAKGRPVYDPEIPPRDETLKQEYRDYSKGTAVNHFYEKLLKLKDLMNTGYGRRLAEERHDFMVQYLEQFYREWNQGAI; this is translated from the coding sequence ATGAATACAGCACAAATTATAACCGAAGCTGAGGCTTTTGCCCGGTCGGAGCTGGGGCAGGATACCACAGGGCATGACTGGTGGCATACAGAACGTGTACGCAACACGGCGGCGCTGATCGCGCAGATGGAGGGTGCGGATGCTTTTATATGTACAGCCGCCGCACTGCTGCATGATGTCGCCGATGAGAAGCTGAACCCGTCCAAAGCGGAGGGAATGCGCAAGGTACATAACTGGCTTGCCGAGCGGATCGAAGACGAAGCTCAGCTCACACATATCATGCAAATTATTGATACGATGTCCTTCAGCGGCGGCGGAGGGGAACCTATGGCCACATTGGAGGGGCGGTGTGTGCAGGATGCTGACCGGCTGGATGCGCTCGGAGCGATAGGCATTGCCAGAACGATGGTTTTTTCGGGAGCCAAGGGGCGTCCGGTGTATGATCCGGAAATCCCGCCGCGCGATGAGACATTGAAGCAGGAATACCGTGACTACTCCAAAGGGACAGCGGTGAATCATTTTTATGAGAAGCTGCTGAAGCTCAAGGACCTGATGAACACAGGCTACGGGCGAAGGCTGGCGGAGGAGCGGCATGATTTTATGGTGCAGTATCTGGAGCAGTTTTACCGGGAATGGAACCAGGGCGCCATATAA
- a CDS encoding DEAD/DEAH box helicase — protein sequence MSELQFRDYALQEEIIRALDLLNYTKPTEVQSKVIPAALKGKDLIVKSQTGSGKTAAFAIPLCELADWEENKPQALVLTPTRELAAQIKEDVTNIGRFKRIKAVALFGKQPFAPQKIELSQKTHIVVGTPGRVFDHIERGTLPLGKIRTLVIDEADEMLSMGFIEQIEQIIQKLPAERVTMLFSATLPEAVRKLCRGYMSEPEEIEIAAGGLTTATIEHGLLEVKQAGKFALLCDLLTVENPDSCIIFCRTQDQVNALFRGMADLDYPVDKIHGGMVQDERFEVMNAFKRGQFRYLIATDVAARGIDIENITHVINYDIPMEKESYVHRTGRTARAGKSGKAITFVTPNEHKWVAEIEDYIGFSIPVTEAPAAEAVELAAPAFAQKLGIQPVRKKDRTEIMNQNITKLYFNGGKKKKLRAVDFVGTIAKLEGVTAEDIGIITIQDNVTYVDILNGKGPHVLRAMKDTTVKGKLLKVHIAKK from the coding sequence ATGAGTGAATTGCAGTTTAGAGATTATGCGTTACAAGAGGAGATTATCCGTGCGCTGGACCTTTTGAACTATACAAAGCCTACAGAGGTGCAGAGCAAAGTCATTCCGGCAGCGCTGAAAGGCAAGGATCTGATCGTCAAATCACAGACAGGCAGCGGCAAAACAGCGGCGTTTGCGATTCCGCTCTGCGAGCTGGCGGACTGGGAGGAGAACAAGCCGCAGGCGCTGGTGCTGACACCCACCCGTGAGCTGGCTGCGCAGATCAAAGAGGATGTAACCAACATCGGGCGGTTCAAACGGATCAAGGCGGTTGCCCTGTTCGGCAAGCAGCCCTTTGCCCCGCAAAAAATCGAGCTGTCGCAAAAAACACATATCGTCGTCGGCACACCGGGACGTGTTTTTGACCATATTGAGCGCGGCACGCTGCCGCTGGGCAAGATCAGAACGCTTGTTATCGACGAAGCGGATGAAATGCTCAGCATGGGCTTTATTGAACAGATTGAGCAGATTATCCAAAAGCTTCCGGCGGAGCGTGTAACGATGCTCTTTTCGGCTACATTGCCTGAGGCTGTCAGGAAGCTGTGCCGCGGATATATGAGTGAGCCGGAGGAGATCGAGATTGCAGCGGGCGGTCTTACGACAGCGACGATTGAGCATGGACTTCTTGAAGTGAAACAAGCCGGCAAGTTTGCGCTTCTCTGCGATTTGCTCACAGTGGAGAATCCGGACAGCTGTATTATCTTTTGCCGCACCCAGGATCAGGTGAATGCGCTGTTCCGCGGTATGGCCGATCTGGACTATCCGGTGGACAAAATTCACGGCGGTATGGTGCAGGACGAACGGTTCGAGGTGATGAATGCCTTCAAGCGGGGGCAGTTCCGTTATCTGATTGCGACGGATGTGGCTGCCAGAGGCATTGATATCGAGAACATTACCCATGTCATTAACTACGATATCCCGATGGAAAAAGAGAGCTACGTCCACCGCACCGGCCGCACTGCCCGCGCAGGCAAAAGCGGTAAAGCGATCACCTTTGTTACGCCTAACGAGCACAAATGGGTTGCGGAGATTGAGGACTATATCGGCTTCAGCATCCCGGTGACAGAAGCGCCTGCAGCGGAAGCGGTAGAGCTTGCTGCTCCGGCCTTTGCACAGAAGCTGGGCATACAGCCGGTCCGCAAAAAAGACAGAACCGAAATAATGAACCAGAACATTACGAAGCTGTATTTTAACGGCGGAAAGAAAAAGAAGCTGCGGGCCGTCGATTTCGTCGGCACCATTGCGAAGCTGGAGGGTGTCACGGCTGAGGATATCGGAATCATTACCATCCAGGATAATGTGACCTACGTCGATATCTTGAACGGCAAGGGGCCGCACGTGCTGCGGGCGATGAAGGACACCACGGTGAAAGGCAAGCTGCTTAAGGTTCATATCGCGAAAAAATAG
- a CDS encoding ABC transporter ATP-binding protein encodes MLRRFFSYYRPYKKLFILDFTCAVGAGLLELAFPVAVNKFIDELLPGQDWPLILIACIALLAIYALNAAMNYIVTYWGHMLGINIETDMRKKMFDHIQKLSFRFFDNNKTGHLLGRITNDLNDIGEVAHHGPEDVFIAVMTLVGAFVLMADINLQLAVITFIIVPLMAWVIIHFGRNMTSTYHRLFSNVGNFNARIEDNVGGIRVVQSFANEEHEKKLFAVDNQMFRQTKLRAYKLMAVSFSVSYMMTRLITIVVMVCGAWFFIKGELEIGEFVAFILLSNIFFRPIEKINAVIESYPKGIAGFKRYLEIIDTEPDIADKPDAVDVSSLRGDITFNNVSFGYDAERPVLKNINLKVGAGETIAFVGPSGAGKTTICSLLPRFYEVTGGGISIDGTDIRDMKLNALRKQIGIVQQDVFLFSGTIRENIAYGKLDAELPEIWEAARRAHLEELILGLPEGLETVIGERGVKLSGGQKQRLAIARMFLKNPPILILDEATSALDTETEAAIQQSLAELSVGRTTLVIAHRLTTIKNADRIIVVNEDGISEEGRHVELVHAGGTYSRLYQAQYNAN; translated from the coding sequence ATGCTGCGTCGTTTTTTTTCCTATTACCGCCCATATAAAAAGTTGTTTATTCTCGACTTCACCTGTGCGGTAGGAGCCGGTCTGCTGGAGCTTGCCTTCCCGGTTGCCGTGAATAAATTCATTGATGAGCTGCTCCCCGGACAGGACTGGCCGCTTATCCTGATTGCCTGTATCGCCCTCCTGGCCATTTACGCCCTGAATGCGGCTATGAATTATATCGTTACCTACTGGGGGCATATGCTGGGGATCAATATTGAAACGGATATGCGCAAAAAGATGTTCGATCATATCCAGAAGCTCTCTTTCCGCTTTTTTGATAACAACAAAACCGGTCACCTGCTCGGGCGCATCACCAATGACCTCAATGATATCGGCGAAGTGGCGCATCATGGTCCGGAGGATGTATTTATCGCCGTTATGACGCTTGTCGGGGCTTTTGTCCTGATGGCTGATATTAATTTGCAGCTGGCGGTTATTACTTTTATTATCGTGCCGCTGATGGCCTGGGTGATCATTCACTTCGGCCGCAATATGACCTCTACCTACCACCGCCTGTTCAGCAATGTAGGTAACTTCAACGCCCGGATCGAGGACAATGTCGGCGGTATCCGTGTGGTGCAATCTTTTGCTAATGAAGAGCATGAGAAAAAGCTGTTTGCAGTCGACAACCAAATGTTCCGGCAAACCAAGCTCAGAGCTTATAAACTGATGGCTGTCAGTTTCTCCGTCAGCTATATGATGACACGCCTCATCACCATCGTCGTAATGGTCTGCGGTGCCTGGTTCTTCATTAAAGGGGAACTTGAAATCGGCGAATTTGTTGCGTTCATTCTGTTGTCCAATATCTTTTTCCGGCCGATTGAAAAAATCAATGCCGTTATCGAGAGCTATCCGAAGGGTATCGCGGGGTTCAAACGTTATCTGGAGATCATCGACACGGAGCCGGATATTGCCGACAAACCGGATGCTGTAGATGTAAGCTCACTGCGCGGGGATATCACATTTAACAATGTAAGCTTCGGCTATGATGCAGAGCGTCCTGTGCTGAAGAACATCAATCTCAAGGTCGGCGCCGGTGAAACCATCGCGTTCGTCGGCCCATCCGGTGCCGGTAAAACAACGATCTGCAGCCTGCTGCCGCGCTTCTATGAGGTGACAGGCGGAGGCATTTCGATCGACGGTACGGATATCCGGGACATGAAGCTGAATGCGCTGCGCAAGCAGATCGGAATTGTGCAGCAGGATGTTTTCCTGTTCTCCGGCACAATCCGGGAGAATATCGCTTACGGCAAGCTGGATGCGGAGCTGCCTGAAATTTGGGAAGCGGCCAGACGAGCTCATCTGGAGGAGCTGATTCTAGGGCTTCCGGAAGGCCTTGAAACCGTCATCGGCGAACGCGGCGTCAAGCTCTCCGGCGGGCAAAAGCAGCGTCTGGCCATCGCCAGAATGTTCCTGAAGAATCCGCCGATCCTGATCCTGGATGAAGCAACCTCCGCACTGGATACCGAGACCGAAGCAGCGATCCAGCAGTCGCTGGCCGAGCTCTCCGTCGGCCGGACCACACTGGTTATCGCCCACCGTCTTACAACGATCAAAAATGCCGACCGGATTATTGTCGTGAACGAAGACGGCATCTCGGAGGAAGGCCGCCACGTGGAGCTGGTTCATGCCGGAGGCACTTACAGCCGGCTGTACCAGGCTCAATATAACGCTAATTAA
- a CDS encoding YjcZ family sporulation protein, whose protein sequence is MSENVGGYGGNVFTSTGAILVLFILLVIISKSLWV, encoded by the coding sequence ATGAGCGAAAATGTTGGAGGCTACGGTGGCAACGTATTTACTTCCACTGGTGCGATCCTGGTTCTGTTCATCCTGCTTGTCATCATCTCTAAATCTCTCTGGGTATAA